From a region of the Panicum virgatum strain AP13 chromosome 2K, P.virgatum_v5, whole genome shotgun sequence genome:
- the LOC120691695 gene encoding uncharacterized protein LOC120691695 produces the protein MVVVAVGGGGGGGGWGTWEELVLGGAVLRHGGAAWAAVADELRTRSPCAFSPEECEAKFAEIQLRYSACNAWFEELRKQRVAELRRELEKSENSIGSLQSVIQSLSNSKHGDGSSECRTSQTESCSHSENTVDTSSGKEASRDRSSAASFTEEASNSQKAQQVQQCDTDSVQANNPLPDESYPQDQVEKVCPKDSLLWGSRKQRGRRARRTIIKGDGSSRDGEPTSTACKEREGSSEGFLKDLKTPKAESVVMKKGLKTPKPESGVLNKDFKSPNVGSGLMKKGLKTTNGESDVTKKGLKTPKAESDVLKVLKTPKAESDVMMKGLKTPKAEPDVVKKGLKAPKAECGQLVSERIKQKLAEILKTISTQGDCLMLQHQLDTQRKRVRYKKMIRRHMDFRTLHSKIKSGAISSTKELLRDILIFVNNVIAFYPKATLEHMAAVELRNLSCKIVKQGASLLLKIRGETGTAGASAVKKNARAQQAGRPGPGDARGCKVSSREATAKEGEGKGCKSDASLAANQKTTQRNEPAKKRGVGRPPKSGQRTAGAQEDNPSKGRKRGAGAQEDSPSKGRKRGAGAQVDSPSKGRKRSAAASEDSLSKGGKKTRG, from the exons ATGGTGGTCGTGGCggtgggagggggcggcggcggaggagggtggGGGACGTGGGAGGAGCTGGTGCTGGGCGGCGCCGTGCTCCGCCACGGGGGCGCCGCgtgggccgccgtcgccgacgagctccggacccgctccccgtgCGCCTTCTCTCCCGAG GAATGTGAAGCGAAATTTGCAGAGATACAGTTGCGCTACTCTGCATGCAA CGCTTGGTTTGAAGAGCTTCGCAAGCAGAGAGTTGCTGAACTGAGAAGGGAATTGGAGAAGTCGGAAAATTCTATTGG ATCCCTCCAATCTGTGATTCAAAGCCTCAGCAATAGCAAACATGGTGATGGTAGTTCTGAATGTCGCACCAGTCAGACCGAATCATGTTCGCACTCTGAAAATACAGTGGATACTTCCTCAGGTAAAGAGGCATCCAGAGACAGATCATCAGCGGCTAGTTTCACAGAGGAAGCAAGCAACAGTCAGAAAGCTCAGCAAGTGCAGCAGTGTGATACTGATTCAGTTCAGGCTAATAATCCATTACCGGATGAGTCATATCCTCAGGATCAAGTTGAGAAGGTCTGTCCGAAAGATAGCCTGCTTTGGGGCTCTAGAAAGCAAAGAGGAAGGAGAGCTAGACGGACTATTATCAAAGGTGATGGTAGTAGTAGGGATGGTGAGCCTACATCTACAGCATGCAAAGAGAGGGAGGGTTCCTCTGAAGGCTTCTTGAAGGACTTGAAAACTCCAAAAGCAGAATCAGTTGTGATGAAGAAGGGTTTGAAAACTCCAAAGCCAGAATCTGGTGTGCTGAATAAGGATTTCAAAAGTCCAAATGTAGGATCTGGCCTAATGAAGAAGGGTCTGAAAACTACAAATGGAGAATCTGATGTGACGAAGAAGGGCCTGAAAACTCCCAAGGCAGAATCTGACGTTTTGAAGGTCTTGAAAACTCCCAAAGCAGAATCTGATGTTATGATGAAGGGCTTGAAAACTCCCAAAGCAGAACCTGATGTTGTGAAGAAGGGCTTGAAAGCTCCAAAAGCAGAATGTGGTCAGCTTGTGAGTGAAAGAATCAAGCAAAAGTTGGCAGAGATTTTGAAAACTATATCCACTCAAGGCGACTGTTTGATGTTGCAACACCAACTTGATACCCAG AGGAAAAGGGTTAGATACAAGAAGATGATTCGCCGGCATATGGACTTCCGGACCCTTCACTCTAAGATCAAGAGTGGTGCCATCTCTTCCACCAAGGAGCTTCTGAGAGACATTCTCATTTTTGTGAATAATGTAATAGCCTTCTACCCAAAGGCTACATTAGAGCACATGGCTGCGGTTGAGCTTCGGAACCTTTCGTGCAAAATTGTGAAGCAGGGTGCAAGCTTGCTCTTGAAGATCCGTGGAGAGACAGGAACAGCTGGTGCCTCTGCAGTGAAGAAGAATGCTCGAGCCCAGCAGGCAGGACGCCCTGGCCCTGGTGATGCAAGGGGATGCAAGGTTTCTTCAAGGGAAGCTACTGCCAAGGAAGGCGAGGGCAAGGGCTGTAAAAGTGATGCATCATTAGCAGCTAATCAAAAGACTACCCAGAGAAATGAGCCGGCCAAGAAGAGAGGCGTCGGTCGGCCTCCGAAGAGTGGGCAGAGGACTGCTGGGGCACAGGAAGATAACCCCAGTAAAGGCAGGAAGAGGGGCGCTGGGGCACAGGAAGATAGTCCCAGTAAAGGCAGGAAGAGGGGCGCTGGGGCGCAGGTGGATAGCCCCAGCAAAGGCCGGAAGAGGAGTGCTGCAGCATCTGAGGATAGCCTCAGCAAAGGCGGCAAGAAGACCCGGGGATGA